A stretch of the Candidatus Jettenia sp. AMX2 genome encodes the following:
- the ppsA gene encoding phosphoenolpyruvate synthase, which produces MTNKDKYICWFEDLSSKDVAIAGGKNASLGEMIRTLKGEGIRIPEGFATTAEAYRKFVEENNLAERMQSLFDDFKSGKRTLEDTGESIRQLFLQAKFPEKIAQGIRNAYQELSRRYQMEESDVAVRSSATAEDLPEASFAGQQETFLNVVGEEDVIESCRKCYASLFTDRAIAYRENLKFDHMSVALSVGIQKMVRADKAGAGVIFSIDTETGFPNVVVINASWGLGENVVKGAVTPDEYEVFKPLLNNEKLKPIIQKELGIKEKKMIYTEGRHTQNVDTTKEERMSFVLEDEEILKLARWTCIIEKHYGRPMDLEWAKDGVLGELFIVQARPETVHSRKTATTLKTYELKESGKRLLAGSSIGDAIVASKACVMKSVDEMGKFISGSILVTGMTDPDWVPIMKKAKGIITNYGGRTSHAAIVSRELGIPAVIGTENATEVLQDGQEITISCAEGDRGYVYEGMLKFEESEIDLKNIPETRTQIMMNIGSPEASFRWWRLPSKGIGLARMEFIINNIIKIHPMALVHFDRVEDQKAREQIEKFTQGFTDKAEYFVEHLARGIAKIAAPQYPHDVIVRMSDFKTNEYANLIGGKQFEPKEDNPMLGFRGASRYYSKRYQEGFALECRAIKRVREEMGMTNVLIMIPFCRTLEEADRVLDVLAKNGLRRYENGLQIYVMSEIPSNVILAEKFAERFDGFSIGSNDLTQLVLGIDRDSAELAPLFDERNEAVKRMIQEQIAVAHKNNRKVGICGQAPSDYPEFAEFLVRAGIDSLSLNPDSVINVKRRIAEIEKQK; this is translated from the coding sequence ATGACTAATAAGGATAAATATATCTGTTGGTTTGAAGATTTAAGTTCAAAAGACGTGGCGATAGCAGGAGGAAAAAACGCTTCGTTGGGAGAAATGATTAGAACACTGAAAGGTGAAGGAATTCGCATACCAGAAGGTTTTGCAACTACCGCTGAAGCCTACCGGAAATTTGTCGAAGAGAATAATCTGGCAGAAAGAATGCAATCCCTGTTTGATGATTTTAAAAGTGGGAAAAGGACACTGGAAGATACAGGAGAGTCAATACGCCAACTGTTTCTTCAGGCGAAATTTCCGGAAAAGATAGCTCAGGGTATCCGGAATGCCTATCAGGAACTTTCCCGGCGATACCAGATGGAAGAATCTGATGTTGCTGTAAGGAGCAGTGCAACGGCAGAGGATTTGCCAGAGGCTAGTTTTGCCGGACAACAAGAGACATTTTTAAATGTAGTCGGTGAGGAAGATGTTATTGAGTCATGCCGTAAATGCTATGCCTCGCTTTTTACTGACCGGGCGATTGCCTATCGTGAAAATTTGAAATTTGACCATATGTCAGTTGCTTTGTCTGTAGGTATACAAAAGATGGTACGCGCTGATAAAGCTGGTGCAGGTGTTATTTTTTCTATAGATACGGAGACTGGCTTCCCAAATGTTGTTGTTATTAATGCCTCGTGGGGATTAGGTGAGAATGTTGTGAAAGGTGCTGTAACACCTGACGAGTATGAGGTCTTTAAACCATTATTAAATAATGAAAAATTGAAACCGATAATACAGAAAGAGTTAGGTATTAAAGAAAAGAAAATGATTTACACAGAGGGAAGGCATACGCAGAATGTTGACACAACAAAAGAAGAACGCATGTCTTTTGTCCTCGAAGATGAAGAAATTCTGAAATTGGCACGATGGACCTGTATTATTGAAAAGCACTATGGGAGGCCTATGGATTTGGAATGGGCGAAAGATGGTGTACTTGGTGAACTATTTATTGTTCAGGCGCGTCCTGAAACAGTACATTCCCGGAAAACCGCTACGACCCTTAAAACTTATGAACTCAAAGAAAGTGGAAAACGTTTACTTGCAGGTTCTTCTATCGGAGATGCAATAGTTGCGAGTAAAGCTTGTGTAATGAAGAGTGTAGATGAGATGGGAAAATTTATATCAGGCAGTATTCTGGTTACAGGAATGACTGATCCGGACTGGGTACCGATAATGAAAAAGGCAAAGGGAATTATTACTAACTACGGCGGACGTACCTCTCATGCTGCTATTGTGAGCAGGGAATTAGGGATTCCTGCCGTCATAGGAACAGAGAATGCCACAGAAGTTTTACAGGATGGTCAGGAAATAACAATTTCATGCGCAGAAGGTGACCGCGGATATGTCTATGAAGGTATGCTGAAGTTCGAAGAATCAGAAATTGATTTAAAGAATATTCCCGAGACAAGGACGCAAATAATGATGAATATCGGCAGTCCGGAAGCATCGTTCAGATGGTGGCGTTTACCTTCCAAAGGGATTGGACTAGCACGCATGGAGTTTATTATCAATAATATTATTAAGATTCATCCGATGGCCCTTGTCCATTTCGACCGTGTAGAAGACCAAAAAGCAAGAGAACAAATCGAAAAATTTACTCAGGGCTTTACTGATAAAGCCGAATATTTTGTAGAGCATCTTGCGCGGGGCATCGCAAAGATAGCTGCCCCGCAATATCCCCACGACGTTATTGTAAGGATGAGTGATTTCAAGACAAATGAATATGCAAATCTGATCGGGGGTAAGCAGTTCGAGCCAAAAGAGGATAATCCGATGCTTGGTTTCCGGGGTGCATCACGGTATTACAGTAAACGTTATCAGGAAGGTTTCGCACTGGAGTGCCGGGCAATTAAGCGTGTTCGTGAAGAGATGGGTATGACTAATGTACTGATCATGATACCCTTCTGCCGAACATTGGAAGAGGCAGACAGGGTGCTTGACGTGCTTGCAAAAAATGGATTGAGAAGGTATGAAAACGGTCTTCAGATTTATGTTATGAGTGAAATCCCGTCCAATGTGATATTAGCAGAAAAATTCGCAGAGAGGTTTGATGGTTTTTCTATCGGTTCGAATGACCTTACCCAGTTGGTATTGGGAATAGACCGTGATTCAGCAGAACTTGCACCGCTCTTTGACGAACGCAATGAGGCTGTTAAGCGAATGATACAGGAACAAATTGCGGTGGCTCATAAAAATAACAGAAAGGTAGGTATTTGCGGACAGGCGCCTAGTGACTATCCGGAATTTGCCGAATTCCTGGTCAGAGCCGGTATCGATTCCCTGTCGTTAAATCCTGACAGTGTGATTAATGTAAAACGTCGTATTGCTGAGATTGAAAAGCAGAAATAA
- a CDS encoding glycosyltransferase has protein sequence MTYKLGNYGKVNSRTTWECLAPRALIIFLKYPEPGKVKTRLAKVIGHEKACEAYIQLAEGIIKNILLKKTKLYDIYIFFTPADKGCEINDWLKRMVNIDFRSDVYAIPQEGEALGEKMLNAFQYVFWDKVLCCKIKNIQHDNKEGIRETVPVPSFFTIAGGKKFLSCNSMIIGTDCPDVDVALIESAFEALQENDVVVGPCEDGGYYLLGMSKLVPGLFANISWSTHEVFRQTMKKIQENNLSCHVLKTLADIDTAEDYYRYANIRCTSQ, from the coding sequence ATGACTTATAAATTGGGAAATTATGGAAAAGTAAATTCCCGGACAACCTGGGAATGCCTGGCTCCGCGTGCCTTAATCATCTTTCTTAAATATCCTGAGCCAGGGAAGGTAAAAACCCGTCTTGCAAAGGTTATTGGCCATGAAAAGGCATGCGAGGCTTATATACAACTCGCAGAAGGCATTATAAAAAATATTCTTTTGAAGAAAACGAAGTTATACGATATTTATATATTTTTTACTCCGGCAGATAAAGGTTGTGAGATAAATGATTGGTTAAAACGCATGGTCAATATTGATTTTAGAAGCGACGTGTATGCTATACCACAGGAAGGAGAGGCTTTAGGTGAAAAGATGTTGAATGCCTTTCAATATGTATTTTGGGATAAAGTTCTTTGTTGTAAAATAAAAAATATACAACATGATAATAAAGAAGGGATAAGAGAGACTGTTCCGGTTCCTTCTTTTTTTACTATAGCCGGTGGGAAAAAATTTTTATCCTGTAATAGTATGATCATCGGAACGGATTGCCCTGATGTGGACGTTGCATTGATAGAAAGCGCCTTTGAGGCTTTACAGGAGAACGATGTAGTTGTCGGACCATGTGAGGATGGCGGGTATTACCTTTTAGGCATGTCAAAGCTTGTGCCAGGTTTATTCGCAAATATTTCATGGAGTACACACGAGGTGTTTCGGCAAACGATGAAGAAGATACAGGAAAACAATTTGTCCTGCCATGTTTTAAAAACGTTAGCAGATATTGATACTGCAGAAGATTACTATCGGTACGCAAACATTCGATGCACCTCACAATAA
- a CDS encoding Do family serine endopeptidase: MIEKKYLKYIIAIFISIVVLKLFLDFQAGRTDQRISTVEVIGFPQSFADLAEMVRPAVVNISAITTVVVPGHPFREYFGRDRGGPFEEFFRRFFGDIPDRELRQRSLGSGFIIDKEGFIITNNHVVERANEIVVKLADGREFKAKVVGRDPKTDIALIKISSLLRSFPALPIGDSDAMRVGDWVLAVGNPFGLEHTVTKGIISATGRVIGAGPYDSFLQTDAPINPGNSGGPLINLKGEAIGINTAIVAAGQGIGFAIPINMAGSIVNQLKERGRVARGWIGVSIQTVTPEIAEYFELKETKGILIGDVVPGGPADKAGIRRGDIIVRFDGKEIKDISDLPRIVAETPVGNMVDVVLLRGGEEIRKRVKVEEQK; encoded by the coding sequence ATGATAGAGAAAAAATATCTTAAGTATATTATAGCTATTTTTATATCCATAGTTGTGCTGAAGCTGTTTTTAGATTTTCAGGCGGGGCGTACGGATCAAAGAATCAGTACTGTTGAAGTAATCGGCTTTCCACAATCTTTTGCAGACCTGGCAGAAATGGTAAGGCCGGCAGTAGTTAATATAAGCGCAATAACTACTGTAGTTGTTCCCGGACATCCTTTCAGGGAATATTTTGGACGCGACCGTGGCGGGCCCTTTGAGGAATTCTTTCGGAGATTTTTTGGTGATATACCTGATAGGGAACTAAGACAGCGAAGTCTTGGTTCCGGGTTTATTATTGACAAGGAAGGGTTTATTATAACGAATAATCATGTTGTGGAAAGGGCAAATGAGATCGTTGTGAAATTAGCTGACGGAAGAGAATTTAAAGCAAAAGTCGTTGGGAGAGACCCAAAAACCGATATTGCCCTTATAAAAATTTCATCGTTGTTGAGAAGCTTTCCTGCACTCCCTATCGGCGATTCAGATGCAATGAGGGTTGGTGACTGGGTACTTGCTGTTGGTAATCCTTTTGGACTGGAGCATACAGTAACAAAAGGAATAATCAGTGCCACGGGAAGGGTAATTGGCGCCGGTCCCTATGATAGTTTTCTTCAGACTGATGCACCGATTAATCCAGGCAACAGCGGAGGTCCGCTTATCAATTTAAAGGGGGAAGCCATCGGGATTAACACAGCCATCGTTGCTGCAGGACAAGGAATTGGTTTTGCTATTCCTATTAACATGGCAGGGTCGATAGTGAATCAACTTAAAGAAAGAGGGAGGGTAGCCCGCGGGTGGATTGGGGTATCAATTCAGACAGTGACACCTGAGATAGCTGAATATTTCGAATTGAAAGAAACAAAAGGCATACTCATCGGAGATGTTGTACCGGGAGGACCGGCAGATAAAGCAGGGATAAGAAGGGGTGACATTATTGTCCGTTTTGATGGAAAAGAAATCAAAGACATATCGGATCTCCCCCGAATAGTAGCCGAAACACCTGTCGGGAATATGGTCGATGTTGTCTTATTGAGAGGTGGTGAGGAGATACGGAAGAGGGTAAAAGTAGAAGAACAGAAATAA